The following coding sequences lie in one Arachis ipaensis cultivar K30076 chromosome B05, Araip1.1, whole genome shotgun sequence genomic window:
- the LOC107642478 gene encoding monosaccharide-sensing protein 3 encodes MMQVVIIAVAATVGNLLIGWDSSTIAGGMTYIKQEFNLESDPTLEGLIVSMSFISGTIMTIFAGTVSDLLGRRPMLIVSSIMFFLSGLVILWAPNVTVILLSRILDGVAISLAVTLTPLYISEVAPADIRGQLNTVTQFSCSAGMFLAYILVFLMSLLSSPSWRTMLGVISIPSVGYFLLAMFFLPESPRWLVSKGRVPEAEKVLRRLRGVEDVSGELALLAEGLSPGGEATSLEEYIVAPASEALVHQEAGKDYIKLYGPNEGVSLVAHPVNGQGSLISRSMLSQQGSFVSQAAGSLKDPIVNLFGSLHENTLPEGGGSRSMLIHNANSIFGDSSPFGTGDNLHAPLMSFQGDAGERSKDNLGFRSTSSLRSSFAHGNAVETPRNTNIGGGWQLVYKPADDGKGVQRVYLHADPAAPSQEQHVSFVSASGYDMPVDVETYQAAALVSQSVLGTHDMLSMPEVAKKGPNWRNLLEPGVKRALIVGIGLQILQQAAGINGFLYYAPQILEQAGVGALLSNLGISSTSSSLLVNVITTFCMLPCIGLSIKLMDIAGRRSIMLYTIPVLIVCLVILVVRESFQMGSVLNAAITAVSVVVYESCFCMGFGVIPNIICAEIFPTSVRGICISMTSLTYWVCTLIVTSTFPYLLQILGLTGVFGLFVAGCIISWIFVYLKVPETKGMPLEVIIEFFAIGAKPGTDPATIGTKG; translated from the exons ATGATGCAGGTTGTGATCATTGCAGTTGCTGCAACAGTTGGGAATCTACTGATTGGATGGGATAGTTCAACCATTGCAG GGGGCATGACCTACATCAAGCAAGAGTTCAACTTGGAATCTGATCCCACACTTGAAGGGCTAATAGTATCTATGTCCTTCATAAGTGGCACCATCATGACTATATTTGCTGGCACGGTCTCTGATTTGCTTGGCAGACGCCCTATGCTGATAGTTTCATCCATTATGTTCTTCCTCAGTGGTTTGGTGATTCTCTGGGCTCCTAATGTTACTGTTATTCTGCTCTCAAGGATTTTAGATGGGGTTGCTATTTCGCTTGCCGTGACTCTTACTCCTCTTTACATATCGGAGGTAGCCCCGGCCGATATCAGAGGCCAATTGAACACCGTCACACAGTTTTCGTGTTCAGCTGGAATGTTTCTGGCTTACATCTTGGTTTTCTTGATGTCCCTGCTGTCTTCTCCTAGTTGGAGAACCATGCTTGGGGTTATATCTATTCCTTCTGTTGGCTATTTCTTGCTTGCCATGTTCTTCCTACCTGAGTCCCCTAGGTGGCTTGTTAGCAAAGGTCGAGTCCCCGAGGCTGAAAAAGTTCTGCGAAGACTTCGTGGGGTTGAAGACGTTTCAG GGGAGTTGGCTCTGCTTGCGGAGGGTCTTAGTCCTGGTGGCGAAGCCACTTCATTGGAAGAGTACATAGTTGCCCCAGCCAGTGAGGCTCTTGTTCACCAGGAAGCAGGGAAAGATTATATAAAGCTATATGGACCAAATGAGGGAGTGTCATTGGTTGCTCACCCAGTGAATGGACAGGGTAGCTTGATATCGCGCAGTATGTTGTCGCAGCAAGGAAGCTTTGTGTCTCAGGCTGCTGGCAGTCTTAAAGATCCTATTGTCAATCTCTTTGGGAGTTTGCATGAGAACACTCTCCCTGAGGGTGGAGGTTCGCGCAGCATGCTAATCCATAATGCAAACAGCATCTTTGGAGATTCCAGCCCCTTTGGTACCGGCGACAATCTGCATGCTCCACTAATGTCATTTCAAGGTGATGCTGGGGAGAGATCAAAGGACAACTTGGGTTTCAGGAGCACTAGCAGCCTGAGAAGCAGTTTCGCTCATGGGAATGCTGTGGAGACACCTAGAAATACAAACATCGGTGGAGGTTGGCAATTGGTTTATAAACCAGCTGATGATGGAAAAGGAGTGCAAAGGGTTTATTTGCATGCAGATCCTGCTGCACCGTCTCAAGAACAGCATGTTTCATTTGTTTCAGCTTCTGGGTATGACATGCCTGTAGATGTCGAAACTTATCAGGCTGCTGCTCTAGTCAGCCAGTCTGTTCTAGGTACTCATGATATGTTGAGTATGCCAGAAGTGGCTAAAAAAGGTCCAAACTGGAGAAATCTGCTAGAACCAGGTGTCAAGCGAGCATTGATTGTCGGAATAGGGCTTCAAATTCTTCAACAG GCTGCTGGTATAAATGGATTTCTATACTATGCTCCCCAAATTCTTGAACAAGCTGGGGTAGGAGCTCTTCTATCGAATTTGGGCATCAGTTCTACATCTTCTTCATTACTTGTAAATGTCATTACCACATTCTGTATGCTGCCTTGTATAGGTCTTTCCATCAAGCTCATGGATATTGCTGGCCGGAG GTCAATAATGTTGTACACAATCCCTGTTCTGATAGTTTGTCTCGTGATACTAGTAGTCCGGGAATCGTTTCAGATGGGTTCTGTCCTCAATGCAGCAATCACTGCTGTTAGTGTTGTGGTCTATGAAAGCTGCTTCTGCATGGGCTTTGGTGTTATTCCCAACATAATATGCGCCGAAATCTTCCCAACCAGTGTTCGCGGAATCTGCATTTCTATGACTTCACTCACATACTGGGTTTGTACCCTGATTGTCACTTCTACATTTCCCTATTTGCTCCAAATCCTCGGCCTCACTGGCGTCTTCGGATTATTCGTTGCCGGCTGCATCATTTCATGGATATTTGTATACTTGAAAGTTCCTGAAACAAAGGGCATGCCTTTGGAAGTCATTATTGAGTTCTTTGCAATTGGTGCAAAGCCTGGTACTGATCCTGCTACAATTGGAACAAAAGGTTGA
- the LOC107642479 gene encoding mitochondrial phosphate carrier protein 1, mitochondrial isoform X1, producing the protein MAMEGRRISEELSPRYYALCAVGGMLSAGTTHIALTPLDVLKVNMQVYPVKYYSISKCFSSLLREQGPSALWRGWTGKFFGYGAQGGCRFGLYEYFKGVYSNVFLDQNRNFVYFLSSASAEIFANLALCPFEAVKVRVQAQPCFAKGLHDGFPKLYAAEGTRGFYRGLFPLLGRNLPFSMVMFATFEHSVDFLYRNVAKRRKEDCSIAQQLGVTCIAGYAAGSVGSFISNPADNIVSSLYNRKADSFMLAIRKIGFANLFTRSLPIRLLLVGPSITLQWFFYDTIKVLGGLPTSGEVATDLRDDAS; encoded by the exons ATGGCCATGGAAGGAAGAAGAATCTCTGAGGAATTGAGCCCCAGGTATTATGCTCTTTGTGCTGTTGGTGGAATGCTCAGTGCTGGCACTACCCATATTGCTCTAACTCCTCTTGATGTCTTGAAGGTCAACATGCAG GTGTACCCTGTGAAGTATTACAGCATTTCCAAGTGCTTTTCTTCCTTACTGAGGGAACAAGGGCCTTCTGCCCTTTGGAGGGGATGGACTGGCAAGTTCTTTGGCTACGGCGCACAGGGTGGATGTAGGTTCGGTCTCTATGAATATTTTAAGGGGGTTTATTCCAATGTGTTCCTAGACCAGAACAGGAACTTTGTTTACTTTCTCAGTAGTGCGTCTGCTGAAATATTTGCCAATCTAGCATTGTGCCCATTTGAAGCTGTAAAAGTGAGGGTTCAAGCGCAACCATGCTTTGCTAAGGGCTTGCACGATGGCTTTCCGAAGTTATATGCAGCAGAAGGCACACGAGG ATTCTACCGTGGACTTTTTCCACTTTTGGGTCGAAACCTTCCAT TTTCCATGGTTATGTTTGCAACATTTGAGCATTCCGTTGATTTTTTGTATCGTAATGTTgctaaaagaagaaaggaagattGTTCTATAGCTCAACAGCTTGGTGTGACATGTATAGCTGGATATGCAGCCGGATCTGTTGGTAGCTTCATTTCCAATCCTGCTGACAATATTGTATCCTCTCTCTATAACAGAAAGGCCGATAGTTTCATGCTG GCTATCAGAAAAATTGGGTTTGCCAATCTATTTACCAGGAGCCTTCCTATTCGACTTTTGCTTGTTGGTCCCTCGATAACTTTGCAATGGTTTTTCTATGACACCATCAAAGTTTTAGGCGGACT GCCGACTAGTGGCGAAGTTGCAACTGACTTGAGAGATGATGCAAGCTAG
- the LOC107642479 gene encoding mitochondrial phosphate carrier protein 1, mitochondrial isoform X2 yields MAMEGRRISEELSPRYYALCAVGGMLSAGTTHIALTPLDVLKVNMQVYPVKYYSISKCFSSLLREQGPSALWRGWTGKFFGYGAQGGCRFGLYEYFKGVYSNVFLDQNRNFVYFLSSASAEIFANLALCPFEAVKVRVQAQPCFAKGLHDGFPKLYAAEGTRGFYRGLFPLLGRNLPFSMVMFATFEHSVDFLYRNVAKRRKEDCSIAQQLGVTCIAGYAAGSVGSFISNPADNIVSSLYNRKADSFMLAIRKIGFANLFTRSLPIRLLLVGPSITLQWFFYDTIKVLGGL; encoded by the exons ATGGCCATGGAAGGAAGAAGAATCTCTGAGGAATTGAGCCCCAGGTATTATGCTCTTTGTGCTGTTGGTGGAATGCTCAGTGCTGGCACTACCCATATTGCTCTAACTCCTCTTGATGTCTTGAAGGTCAACATGCAG GTGTACCCTGTGAAGTATTACAGCATTTCCAAGTGCTTTTCTTCCTTACTGAGGGAACAAGGGCCTTCTGCCCTTTGGAGGGGATGGACTGGCAAGTTCTTTGGCTACGGCGCACAGGGTGGATGTAGGTTCGGTCTCTATGAATATTTTAAGGGGGTTTATTCCAATGTGTTCCTAGACCAGAACAGGAACTTTGTTTACTTTCTCAGTAGTGCGTCTGCTGAAATATTTGCCAATCTAGCATTGTGCCCATTTGAAGCTGTAAAAGTGAGGGTTCAAGCGCAACCATGCTTTGCTAAGGGCTTGCACGATGGCTTTCCGAAGTTATATGCAGCAGAAGGCACACGAGG ATTCTACCGTGGACTTTTTCCACTTTTGGGTCGAAACCTTCCAT TTTCCATGGTTATGTTTGCAACATTTGAGCATTCCGTTGATTTTTTGTATCGTAATGTTgctaaaagaagaaaggaagattGTTCTATAGCTCAACAGCTTGGTGTGACATGTATAGCTGGATATGCAGCCGGATCTGTTGGTAGCTTCATTTCCAATCCTGCTGACAATATTGTATCCTCTCTCTATAACAGAAAGGCCGATAGTTTCATGCTG GCTATCAGAAAAATTGGGTTTGCCAATCTATTTACCAGGAGCCTTCCTATTCGACTTTTGCTTGTTGGTCCCTCGATAACTTTGCAATGGTTTTTCTATGACACCATCAAAGTTTTAGGCGGACTGTAA